Proteins from a single region of Aerococcus viridans:
- a CDS encoding ISL3 family transposase: MSHITIIKQLCGILDNNIQIGVPEGMTLLPTEKYQDVNYIVVEGVLTYKPKACIQCGVKNTGSHDLIKHGFKPTIIRLPNSVSNPILLKLKKQRFYCKHCAQTSIAETPLVQKYCCISNSIKSQISSELVETQSMRLIAKRYHVSSPTVSRILLKAGKGLSPKGNYLPSNLGIDEFKSTNRVANAMSAVLVDTHNRRLIDIIVDRKQASLIDYFASFTWAARSSVKTVSIDLYTPYLEVIRTSFPNAKIVIDRFHIVKLLNETINSVRIKAMNIVKNSRPSDYRKLKKQWKLLLKNAEDLNFTDTYYVRQFGEEISEQRIVDFLLNISPDLLVTYTLMNELKYAISTHNIELFDEILKSTRKITLPRRARRTIRTLQKFLPYIHNSLTYTVSNGPTEGINNKIKLIKRTGFGYANFFNLRARILVQFKLKYKPSNPAPSTYEAMAS; encoded by the coding sequence ATGTCCCATATAACTATTATAAAACAACTTTGCGGAATTCTCGACAATAATATTCAAATTGGTGTACCAGAGGGAATGACTCTGCTTCCAACTGAAAAGTATCAAGATGTGAATTATATAGTCGTTGAAGGCGTCTTAACCTACAAGCCTAAGGCTTGTATCCAATGTGGTGTAAAGAATACAGGAAGCCATGATCTGATTAAACATGGGTTTAAGCCTACAATTATAAGATTACCTAATTCAGTTTCAAATCCGATATTGCTAAAACTGAAGAAGCAACGATTTTATTGTAAACATTGCGCGCAAACCTCTATTGCTGAAACACCGTTAGTACAGAAATACTGCTGTATCTCAAACTCAATAAAAAGTCAGATAAGTTCAGAATTAGTTGAAACACAATCCATGCGATTAATCGCTAAACGATATCACGTGTCGTCTCCAACAGTCTCTAGGATTCTACTGAAAGCTGGTAAAGGACTATCACCAAAAGGAAACTATCTGCCTAGTAACCTTGGTATAGATGAGTTTAAATCTACTAATCGAGTAGCCAATGCGATGAGTGCTGTCCTTGTGGACACCCATAATAGAAGGTTGATTGATATTATTGTTGATCGGAAACAAGCTTCTCTAATCGATTACTTTGCTTCCTTTACTTGGGCTGCTAGAAGTAGTGTGAAAACTGTTTCTATCGATTTGTATACACCCTATCTTGAAGTAATACGTACTAGTTTTCCTAATGCTAAGATTGTAATTGATCGATTCCATATCGTGAAGTTACTAAATGAGACAATTAATTCTGTTCGTATTAAAGCTATGAATATCGTGAAAAATAGCCGACCATCTGACTACAGAAAACTTAAAAAACAATGGAAGTTGTTGCTAAAAAATGCTGAAGACTTAAATTTCACTGATACATATTATGTTCGCCAATTTGGTGAAGAAATTTCGGAACAGCGTATTGTTGATTTCCTATTGAATATTTCGCCGGATTTATTAGTAACATATACTCTAATGAATGAGCTTAAGTACGCAATTTCTACGCATAACATTGAGCTATTTGATGAAATATTGAAGAGCACAAGGAAAATAACCTTGCCTCGACGTGCGAGAAGAACTATCAGAACTTTACAGAAGTTTTTACCATATATCCATAATTCATTAACTTATACCGTCTCAAACGGACCTACCGAAGGTATTAATAATAAGATTAAATTAATTAAGCGTACTGGTTTCGGATATGCTAATTTCTTTAATTTACGCGCTAGAATACTAGTCCAATTCAAACTAAAATACAAGCCTTCAAACCCAGCACCATCCACTTATGAAGCAATGGCAAGCTAA
- the gyrA gene encoding DNA gyrase subunit A yields the protein MSEEIKEQFPQREISQEMRTSFLDYAMSVIVARALPDVRDGLKPVHRRILYGMNELGVTSDKPFKKSARIVGDVMGKYHPHGDSAIYESMVRMAQDFSYRYMLVDGHGNFGSVDGDQAAAMRYTEARMSKIAHEMVRDMNKDTVDFIPNYDGEEREPEVLPARFPNLLVNGTTGIAVGMTTNIPTHNLSEVIGAIKILMQNADATTNELMEALPGPDFPTGGIVIGKSGIRKAYETGKGTIIVRAKLDIETLSSGKERIIVHEIPYMVNKAKLVERIAELARDKRVEGITAVRDESGREGMRVVIECRKDASASVIVNNLYKYTQLQTNFGINMVAIVNGVPRTLSLKEILQNYLLHQEEVIRRRSIFEKNKAEARAHILEGLQIALDHIDEIVNILRTSRSGDEAKARFIEDYKLSDKQSQAILDMRLVRLTGLEREKIDKEHAELMAQINYLNQVLESETMRYQIIYDELIEIESKFGDDRRTELMVGEIHNIDDEDLIEENNVIVTLTQNGYIKRIDDVEFRAQNRGGTGVKGMSMNDDDFVETMLSTSTHDSVLFFTNTGRVFHSKGYEIPEFGRAAKGIPVVNLLNLQQDETVQAMINVTPIEDAEVKEHLLFVTKNGTVKRTNASDYFNIRNNGLIALKLAEGDELVKVVLTSGDDNIIIASQDGYAVSFQETNVRSMGRTATGVRGIRLNDGDQVVGMSVLGPDDNVLVVTEKGYGKQTPASEYGIKNRGGKGVKTINVTEKNGILVGLTTVSGEEDIMLMTNQGVAIRFHAKNISQTGRATQGVRLIRLSDEAVVSTITKVDVVEEDLAVTPVEGELAVDTTSADAPSEDMVSRMQEFADDALSDQEETED from the coding sequence ATGAGTGAAGAAATTAAAGAACAATTCCCACAACGTGAGATATCGCAAGAAATGCGGACGTCATTTCTTGATTATGCCATGTCAGTTATTGTGGCACGTGCCCTACCGGATGTCCGTGATGGCTTAAAACCCGTTCATCGTCGTATCCTTTATGGGATGAATGAATTAGGGGTTACCTCAGATAAACCTTTTAAAAAATCAGCCCGTATCGTTGGTGACGTAATGGGTAAATACCATCCGCATGGAGATTCGGCTATCTATGAATCAATGGTGCGTATGGCCCAAGACTTCTCTTACCGCTACATGCTAGTAGATGGTCATGGGAACTTCGGTTCAGTCGATGGTGACCAAGCTGCAGCTATGCGTTATACCGAAGCACGTATGAGTAAGATTGCCCACGAAATGGTTCGTGACATGAATAAAGATACCGTTGATTTTATCCCTAACTATGACGGTGAAGAGCGTGAGCCAGAAGTATTACCAGCTCGCTTTCCTAACCTATTAGTAAACGGGACAACAGGTATCGCAGTTGGGATGACCACCAATATTCCAACCCATAACCTAAGCGAAGTCATCGGCGCCATTAAAATTTTAATGCAGAACGCTGACGCAACAACCAACGAATTGATGGAGGCTTTACCAGGACCAGACTTCCCAACCGGTGGTATTGTCATCGGGAAATCAGGTATCCGTAAGGCTTATGAGACTGGAAAAGGGACAATCATTGTCCGTGCTAAATTAGACATTGAAACCTTGTCTTCAGGTAAAGAACGGATTATCGTTCATGAAATACCTTACATGGTGAACAAGGCTAAATTAGTCGAACGTATCGCTGAACTAGCTCGCGACAAACGGGTAGAAGGGATCACCGCTGTACGTGACGAATCTGGTCGTGAAGGTATGCGTGTCGTTATTGAATGCCGTAAAGATGCTAGCGCATCTGTAATCGTCAATAACCTTTACAAATACACGCAATTACAAACAAACTTCGGTATTAACATGGTAGCGATTGTAAATGGTGTACCACGTACCCTAAGCTTGAAAGAAATCCTACAAAACTACCTACTTCACCAAGAAGAAGTCATCCGTCGTCGTTCGATTTTCGAGAAAAACAAGGCTGAAGCGCGTGCTCACATCCTAGAAGGGTTGCAAATTGCCTTAGATCATATCGACGAAATTGTGAATATCTTACGTACATCACGTTCAGGTGACGAAGCGAAAGCCCGTTTTATCGAGGACTACAAGCTATCAGATAAACAATCGCAAGCTATCTTAGACATGCGTCTAGTTCGTCTAACTGGTTTAGAACGTGAGAAAATTGATAAAGAACACGCCGAATTAATGGCGCAAATCAACTACTTAAACCAAGTATTAGAATCTGAAACAATGCGTTACCAAATCATTTACGATGAATTAATTGAAATCGAAAGTAAATTCGGTGACGACCGTCGTACAGAGTTAATGGTTGGTGAAATCCACAATATCGATGATGAAGACCTGATTGAAGAAAATAACGTGATTGTTACCCTAACGCAAAATGGGTATATCAAACGTATTGATGATGTAGAATTTAGAGCCCAAAACCGTGGTGGTACAGGGGTTAAAGGGATGAGTATGAACGATGACGACTTCGTTGAAACCATGCTATCCACCTCAACCCACGACTCAGTCCTATTCTTCACCAACACTGGTCGCGTATTCCACTCTAAAGGTTATGAAATTCCAGAGTTTGGTCGTGCTGCAAAAGGGATTCCAGTTGTGAACCTATTAAACTTACAACAAGACGAAACTGTTCAAGCAATGATCAACGTGACCCCAATTGAAGACGCAGAAGTAAAAGAACACTTATTATTCGTAACGAAAAACGGTACTGTAAAACGTACCAATGCAAGTGACTACTTCAATATCCGTAACAATGGGTTAATCGCCTTGAAACTAGCTGAAGGCGATGAATTAGTGAAAGTTGTCTTAACTAGTGGTGATGACAACATTATTATCGCGTCCCAAGATGGTTATGCCGTAAGTTTCCAAGAAACAAACGTCCGTAGCATGGGTCGTACCGCTACAGGTGTTCGCGGTATTCGTTTAAATGACGGCGATCAAGTGGTTGGTATGTCCGTACTTGGACCAGATGACAATGTATTAGTGGTTACTGAAAAAGGTTACGGTAAACAAACACCAGCCAGCGAATATGGTATTAAAAACCGTGGCGGTAAAGGAGTTAAAACCATTAATGTTACCGAGAAAAATGGTATCTTAGTTGGTTTAACAACCGTTTCAGGAGAAGAAGACATCATGTTAATGACCAACCAAGGGGTAGCCATTCGCTTCCACGCGAAAAACATCTCTCAAACCGGTCGTGCAACACAAGGTGTCCGTCTAATTCGTTTATCCGATGAAGCTGTCGTTTCTACCATTACCAAAGTAGATGTAGTTGAAGAAGATCTTGCCGTAACACCAGTTGAAGGTGAACTAGCTGTTGATACCACATCAGCAGATGCACCATCAGAAGACATGGTTTCTCGTATGCAAGAGTTCGCAGACGATGCCCTATCTGACCAAGAAGAAACAGAAGATTAA
- the dnaN gene encoding DNA polymerase III subunit beta, which translates to MKFSINRSVFIQNLTDVQRAISSRTTIPVLTGVKISVKEEGLYLTGSDATISIEAFIDAKDDDNKLKIDATGDIVLPSRFLGEIVKKLPSDMMNLEVVENFQTEITSDRASFTLNGINGSEYPRLPEIDAKQTYALPTDTFKQVVNQTIISVSNQEIRPIFTGIHFEIGNGELKAVATDSHRLSQRIMPLTMPEAAGDTVLDINIPGRSLQELIRIVDSNEDIEMMVTDNQVLFKARNIYLYSRLLEGNYPNTDRLLPNDHSTIIEVAASELVNAVERALILSHEGKNNVVRLNISDQDIILSSQSAEVGNVEEEINVVKAEGEALEISFNPDYLREALKSFGQQNVQIGFQSSSHPFTLIPSDQTDNFNFVQLITPIRTPRG; encoded by the coding sequence ATGAAATTTTCTATTAATCGTTCTGTTTTTATTCAAAATTTGACGGACGTTCAAAGAGCCATTAGTTCAAGAACAACAATACCTGTTTTGACAGGTGTTAAAATCTCAGTTAAAGAAGAAGGACTTTATTTAACTGGATCTGATGCAACAATTTCCATTGAAGCGTTTATTGATGCTAAAGATGATGACAATAAATTAAAAATTGATGCCACTGGTGATATTGTCTTACCATCTCGTTTCTTAGGCGAAATAGTGAAGAAATTACCATCAGATATGATGAATTTAGAGGTTGTTGAAAACTTCCAAACAGAAATTACTTCTGACCGTGCATCATTTACCTTAAATGGCATTAATGGTAGTGAATACCCACGTTTACCTGAAATCGATGCAAAACAAACTTATGCATTACCAACAGATACCTTTAAACAAGTGGTCAACCAAACCATTATTTCTGTATCTAACCAAGAAATTCGCCCTATTTTCACTGGGATTCATTTTGAAATTGGAAATGGTGAGCTAAAAGCAGTTGCAACTGACTCTCATCGTTTAAGTCAACGTATTATGCCATTAACAATGCCAGAAGCAGCTGGTGATACAGTGTTAGATATCAATATTCCAGGTCGGTCATTACAAGAATTAATCCGTATTGTGGATAGTAATGAAGACATTGAGATGATGGTGACAGACAATCAAGTATTGTTTAAAGCTCGTAATATCTACCTATATTCTCGTTTACTAGAAGGTAACTACCCGAATACAGACCGTTTATTACCTAATGACCACTCAACAATTATTGAAGTTGCAGCGAGTGAATTAGTGAATGCTGTTGAACGTGCTTTGATTTTAAGTCACGAAGGTAAAAATAATGTGGTTCGTTTGAATATTTCAGACCAAGATATTATCTTATCTAGTCAATCTGCTGAAGTTGGGAATGTAGAAGAAGAAATCAATGTAGTGAAAGCTGAAGGGGAAGCTTTAGAAATTTCCTTCAACCCTGACTACTTACGTGAAGCCTTGAAATCATTTGGTCAACAAAATGTACAAATTGGCTTCCAGTCATCTTCACACCCCTTCACCTTAATACCAAGTGATCAAACTGATAACTTCAATTTCGTTCAATTGATTACCCCAATTCGTACACCTAGAGGTTAA
- the gyrB gene encoding DNA topoisomerase (ATP-hydrolyzing) subunit B, with translation MLINEEALVQPEDLVSEEEKIAKKRELAKDYDASQIQVLEGLEAVRKRPGMYIGSTSTSGLHHLVWEIVDNSIDEALAGFAGHIHVTIEKDNSITVVDDGRGIPVDIQSNTGRPAVETVFTVLHAGGKFGGGGYKVSGGLHGVGASVVNALSEWLHVYVHKNGRIYHQEFRQGAIVSDVEQTGDTDTHGTVVHFKPDAEIFTETTVFEFEVLNRRVRELAFLNKGLRISLTDARSEDQETASYHYEGGIKEYIEYMNKDKDVLFENPIYLEDEQDGIEVEVSLQYTDGFHSNILSFANNIHTFEGGTHESGAKTALTRVINNYARSQKILKENDDNLTGEDVREGITMIVSVRHPDPQFEGQTKMKLGNSEVRTITDNLFATHFETFLLENPQIARRIVDKGTVASKARLAAKRAREMTRKKSGLEISNLPGKLADCSSRNPEESELFIVEGNSAGGSAKQGRSRHFQAILPIRGKILNVEKASMDRILANEEIRSLFTAMGTGWQNDFDITKARYHKLVIMTDADVDGAHIRALLLTLIYRYMRPILDAGYVYIAVPPLYQVRQGKKIVYLDTDKQLEEYLQTIPATPKPAIQRYKGLGEMDAEQLWETTMDPTNRTLLQVNVDDAVEADKIINMLMGDHVEPRRDFIEENATYANIDL, from the coding sequence ATGTTGATCAATGAAGAAGCACTCGTCCAACCAGAGGACCTTGTTTCTGAAGAAGAAAAGATAGCCAAGAAGCGCGAATTGGCGAAAGACTATGATGCCAGTCAAATTCAAGTATTGGAAGGTCTAGAAGCTGTACGTAAGCGTCCAGGGATGTATATCGGGTCAACTTCAACTAGTGGTTTACACCATTTAGTATGGGAGATTGTCGATAACTCAATTGATGAGGCCCTAGCAGGATTTGCGGGTCACATCCACGTCACCATTGAAAAAGATAATTCCATAACAGTTGTCGATGATGGTCGGGGGATTCCCGTTGATATCCAATCAAATACCGGTCGTCCAGCGGTAGAAACAGTCTTTACTGTCCTACATGCCGGTGGTAAATTCGGCGGTGGCGGGTATAAAGTATCCGGTGGTCTTCACGGGGTTGGGGCCTCTGTTGTAAACGCCCTTTCTGAATGGTTGCATGTCTATGTCCATAAAAATGGCCGCATCTACCACCAAGAATTCCGCCAAGGGGCTATTGTGTCTGATGTTGAACAAACTGGTGATACAGATACCCACGGTACGGTTGTGCATTTTAAACCGGATGCAGAGATTTTTACTGAGACAACCGTCTTTGAATTTGAAGTCTTAAACCGTCGTGTCCGTGAATTAGCCTTCTTGAATAAGGGCCTACGTATTTCATTAACGGATGCTAGATCAGAAGACCAAGAAACAGCTTCTTACCACTATGAAGGTGGGATTAAAGAATATATTGAGTATATGAATAAGGACAAAGATGTCTTATTTGAAAACCCAATTTATCTTGAAGACGAGCAAGATGGTATTGAAGTAGAGGTATCTTTACAATATACAGATGGCTTCCATTCAAATATCTTAAGTTTCGCCAACAACATCCATACCTTTGAGGGTGGTACGCATGAATCAGGTGCTAAAACAGCTTTAACCCGTGTCATTAACAACTACGCTCGTTCGCAAAAAATCTTAAAAGAAAATGACGATAACCTAACTGGGGAAGATGTGCGTGAAGGAATCACTATGATTGTGTCCGTTCGCCACCCAGACCCACAGTTTGAAGGGCAAACCAAGATGAAATTAGGGAACTCGGAAGTTCGGACGATTACCGATAATCTTTTTGCGACGCATTTTGAAACTTTCTTGTTAGAAAACCCGCAAATTGCCCGTCGTATTGTCGATAAAGGTACTGTAGCCTCTAAAGCCCGTTTAGCAGCTAAGCGAGCTCGTGAAATGACTCGTAAAAAATCAGGTTTAGAGATTTCCAACCTACCTGGTAAATTAGCCGACTGCTCAAGCCGTAATCCAGAAGAATCTGAATTATTCATCGTTGAGGGGAACTCGGCCGGTGGATCAGCGAAACAAGGCCGTTCACGCCACTTCCAGGCTATTTTGCCGATTCGAGGTAAAATCTTGAACGTGGAAAAAGCTTCGATGGACAGAATTTTAGCCAACGAAGAAATCCGATCATTATTTACCGCAATGGGTACAGGTTGGCAAAATGATTTCGACATCACCAAGGCACGTTACCACAAATTGGTTATTATGACCGATGCCGATGTCGATGGTGCCCACATCCGTGCCTTATTATTAACCTTAATTTACCGTTATATGCGCCCTATCTTGGACGCTGGCTATGTTTATATCGCAGTGCCACCTTTATACCAAGTCCGTCAAGGTAAAAAGATTGTCTACCTAGATACTGACAAGCAATTAGAAGAATACCTACAAACTATCCCAGCGACACCAAAACCAGCCATCCAACGTTATAAAGGTTTGGGTGAAATGGACGCTGAACAACTTTGGGAAACCACAATGGACCCAACCAACAGAACATTATTACAAGTAAACGTAGACGATGCAGTAGAAGCAGACAAAATCATCAATATGTTGATGGGTGACCACGTTGAACCAAGACGTGACTTCATCGAAGAGAATGCTACCTACGCCAACATCGATTTATAG
- a CDS encoding VOC family protein gives MKIEHVALWVTDLELVKAFYEKYFEAKAGDRYHNPKTRFSSYFLSFDEGSRLELTNKKHLSPHIADALGYGHIALAVGDKEAVDAKTAQLVADGFPLLSGPRTTGDGYYESVVQDPEGNLVEITTN, from the coding sequence ATGAAAATTGAACACGTTGCTTTATGGGTGACTGACTTAGAACTTGTCAAAGCATTTTATGAAAAATACTTTGAAGCCAAGGCAGGTGACCGTTACCACAATCCTAAAACGCGTTTTTCATCATACTTTTTAAGCTTTGATGAAGGCAGTCGACTAGAATTAACGAATAAAAAGCATTTAAGCCCCCATATTGCCGATGCTTTAGGTTATGGACACATTGCCCTAGCAGTAGGAGATAAAGAGGCTGTAGACGCAAAAACAGCCCAATTAGTGGCAGATGGGTTCCCACTTTTATCTGGTCCACGAACAACCGGTGATGGTTACTATGAATCTGTAGTCCAAGACCCAGAGGGCAATCTAGTCGAAATTACAACAAATTAA
- the yaaA gene encoding S4 domain-containing protein YaaA, whose translation MAEIVKIETAYITLSQLLKISGAIGTGGEAKWYLQENDVVVDGEIDNRRGRKLYPGMVIAIPNEGEFIIESHEAHGDGHAAK comes from the coding sequence ATGGCTGAAATCGTAAAAATTGAAACAGCATATATTACATTGAGTCAGTTATTAAAAATTTCTGGTGCGATAGGTACTGGCGGAGAAGCGAAATGGTATCTACAAGAAAATGATGTCGTTGTAGACGGTGAAATTGATAACCGACGTGGACGTAAATTGTATCCAGGTATGGTTATTGCGATCCCGAATGAAGGTGAATTTATCATCGAAAGCCATGAAGCGCATGGTGATGGACATGCAGCTAAATGA
- the recF gene encoding DNA replication/repair protein RecF (All proteins in this family for which functions are known are DNA-binding proteins that assist the filamentation of RecA onto DNA for the initiation of recombination or recombinational repair.) has product MQLNDIKLKDFRNYEELTVTFSHGVNVFIGENAQGKTSLLEAIYMMSLARSHRTANEKDTIRWQQDFARIEGSVSTRTNPDLPLALTITKSGKRAKVNHLNQNRMSDYIGKLNVVLFAPEDLELIKGVPQLRRKFIDMELGQMSPKYLYESVQYNRLLKQRNAYLKQLLYKETQDQIYLDILTEQLAASATHVIYQRLRFVDQLESWAKPIHSTISHGLEELTLAYRGPIELTLDMTEDAIYQQLMTKFKEKKDHELARGVTLVGPHRDDLTFKVNGRDVQKFGSQGQQRTTVLSMKLAEIECMHEVLGEYPILLLDDVLSELDNERQTHLLKSIQSKVQTFITTTSLDGIQRELIEEPRVFNIEAGAVAE; this is encoded by the coding sequence ATGCAGCTAAATGACATTAAGTTAAAGGACTTTAGGAATTATGAAGAGCTAACAGTCACATTTTCTCATGGGGTGAACGTCTTTATTGGCGAGAATGCCCAGGGGAAAACATCTTTATTAGAGGCTATTTATATGATGTCACTGGCAAGAAGTCACCGTACGGCCAATGAAAAAGATACCATCCGTTGGCAACAAGACTTTGCGCGTATTGAAGGTAGTGTATCAACGAGAACGAATCCAGATCTACCACTAGCGCTAACCATCACGAAATCTGGTAAACGCGCAAAAGTGAACCACTTGAACCAAAACCGGATGAGTGATTATATTGGCAAATTGAATGTGGTCCTTTTTGCCCCGGAGGATTTAGAACTGATTAAAGGTGTCCCGCAACTTAGACGAAAGTTTATTGATATGGAGCTTGGGCAAATGAGCCCAAAATACCTGTATGAGTCGGTCCAATATAATCGATTATTAAAGCAACGAAATGCCTACCTCAAGCAATTATTATATAAAGAAACCCAAGACCAAATTTATTTAGATATTCTCACTGAACAGTTAGCGGCATCTGCTACCCATGTTATTTACCAACGGCTACGTTTTGTAGACCAATTGGAATCATGGGCTAAACCCATCCATTCAACCATTTCACACGGGCTTGAAGAGTTGACTTTAGCCTATCGTGGTCCAATTGAATTGACTTTAGATATGACTGAAGATGCCATTTACCAGCAGTTGATGACGAAATTTAAAGAGAAGAAAGACCATGAATTAGCCAGAGGGGTTACTTTGGTTGGTCCACATCGGGATGATTTGACCTTTAAGGTGAATGGCCGTGATGTGCAGAAATTTGGTTCCCAGGGGCAACAACGAACGACTGTATTGAGTATGAAATTAGCAGAAATCGAATGCATGCATGAAGTTTTAGGGGAATACCCTATTTTACTCTTGGATGACGTACTCAGTGAATTAGATAATGAGCGGCAAACCCACTTATTGAAGTCTATACAGTCGAAAGTCCAAACCTTTATAACAACAACAAGTTTAGATGGTATTCAAAGAGAATTAATTGAAGAACCAAGAGTTTTCAATATTGAAGCAGGCGCGGTAGCGGAATAA
- the rpsR gene encoding 30S ribosomal protein S18 produces the protein MAAQRRGGRRRKKVCFFCANHIDHVDYKDTDLLKRYISEKGKILPRRVTGTCAKHQRTLTAGIKRARIMALIPFTTAD, from the coding sequence ATGGCAGCACAACGCCGCGGTGGTCGTAGACGTAAAAAAGTATGTTTCTTCTGCGCTAACCACATTGATCATGTAGATTACAAAGACACAGATTTATTAAAACGTTATATTTCTGAAAAAGGTAAAATCTTACCTCGTCGTGTAACTGGTACATGTGCAAAACACCAACGTACTTTAACAGCTGGTATTAAACGCGCTCGTATTATGGCTTTAATTCCATTTACTACAGCAGACTAA
- the rpsF gene encoding 30S ribosomal protein S6: MSENTTKYEVLYIIRPDMEEASKKALVEQFDQILTSNGVTINESKDWAKRRLAYEINDYKEGIYHLVDMEADDAEGINEFDRLAKINDNILRHMITKIED; encoded by the coding sequence ATGAGTGAAAACACTACTAAATACGAAGTTTTATACATTATTCGTCCTGATATGGAAGAAGCGTCTAAAAAAGCTTTGGTTGAACAATTCGATCAAATCTTAACTTCAAACGGTGTAACAATTAATGAATCTAAAGACTGGGCAAAACGTCGTCTTGCATATGAAATCAACGATTACAAAGAGGGTATCTACCACTTAGTTGATATGGAAGCTGACGATGCGGAAGGAATCAACGAATTCGACCGTCTTGCCAAAATCAATGACAATATCTTACGTCATATGATTACTAAAATCGAAGACTAA
- the ssb gene encoding single-stranded DNA-binding protein, whose product MINNVVLVGRLTRDVDVRYTQSGVAVGSFSVAVERNFKNAQGERETDFINCVIWRKVAENFARFTRKGSLVGVEGSIQTRNYENNQGQRVYVTEILVDNFSLLESKSVTESRPASDNNNNSGFGGFNNNNANNNSYNNQNADPFGGNSFNQDSSSFNNGNDNPFPSSNDGSGSINVTDDDLPF is encoded by the coding sequence ATGATTAATAATGTTGTACTGGTCGGCCGTTTAACTCGTGATGTCGATGTGCGTTATACGCAAAGTGGCGTTGCCGTTGGATCTTTCAGCGTTGCCGTTGAAAGAAACTTTAAAAATGCCCAAGGTGAACGTGAGACAGATTTTATTAACTGTGTTATCTGGCGTAAAGTAGCAGAGAATTTTGCGCGTTTTACCCGTAAAGGTTCATTAGTAGGTGTTGAAGGCAGCATCCAAACTCGAAACTACGAGAATAACCAAGGACAACGTGTATACGTTACTGAGATTTTGGTTGATAACTTTAGTTTATTAGAATCAAAATCAGTTACTGAAAGCCGCCCTGCCTCTGATAATAACAATAACAGTGGTTTTGGTGGATTTAATAACAATAACGCAAACAACAATAGCTATAACAATCAAAATGCTGATCCATTTGGTGGAAACAGCTTTAATCAAGACTCCTCTTCATTTAACAATGGTAACGATAACCCATTCCCGTCATCTAATGATGGTTCTGGTTCAATCAATGTTACCGATGATGACTTACCATTTTAA